In Finegoldia magna ATCC 53516, a genomic segment contains:
- the dnaK gene encoding molecular chaperone DnaK codes for MSKVIGIDLGTTNSAVAVMEGGESVIVPNSEGNRTTPSIVAFTKDGERLVGETAKRQAITNPDRTITSIKREMGTEYKVNIDGKDYSPEEISAMILQKLKADTESYLGEEVTEAVITVPAYFTDSQRQATKNAGKIAGLNVKRIINEPTAAALAYGIDKETDQHKVMVYDLGGGTFDVSILEVGDGVFEVLATRGNNRLGGDDFDEKLLNYLADEFMKQNGVDLRKDATSKQRLKDAAENAKKELSTRVSTNVNLPFISAVNGTPVHLNMDITRSKFDELTSDLVEESLKPVRQALEDAGLSHNDIEKVLLVGGSTRIPAVQEAVKKLIGKNPQKDINPDECVAIGAALQGGVLTGEVKDLLLLDVTPLSLGIETLGGVCTKLIERNTTIPTKKSQVFTTAADGQTSVEIKVLQGEREMAADNTLLGQFNLTEIPAAPRGVPQIEVTFDIDANGIVNVSAKDLGSGKQQAMTITSSTKMSDEEIKRKVDEASKYAEEDKNKKETIETKNNAESVIYQVEKTIKDLGDKVSESEKSDINSKVEALKSILDSGDNNDIKAKTDELTQEMYKLSSKLYENTAQQSGATQESKKDDDVVDADYEVVDDDENK; via the coding sequence ATGAGTAAAGTAATAGGTATTGATTTAGGTACAACAAATTCAGCAGTAGCAGTTATGGAAGGTGGAGAATCAGTCATAGTTCCTAACTCAGAAGGTAATAGAACTACTCCATCAATCGTAGCATTCACTAAAGATGGTGAAAGATTAGTTGGTGAAACAGCAAAAAGACAAGCAATCACAAACCCAGACAGAACAATCACATCAATTAAAAGAGAAATGGGTACTGAATACAAAGTAAACATTGATGGTAAAGATTATTCTCCAGAAGAAATTTCAGCAATGATTTTGCAAAAATTAAAAGCCGACACTGAAAGTTATTTAGGAGAAGAAGTTACAGAAGCAGTAATTACTGTCCCAGCTTACTTTACAGACTCTCAAAGACAAGCAACAAAAAATGCTGGTAAGATTGCTGGATTAAACGTAAAAAGAATTATCAACGAACCAACAGCAGCTGCATTAGCTTATGGTATTGATAAAGAAACTGATCAACACAAAGTTATGGTTTATGACTTAGGTGGTGGTACATTCGACGTTTCAATCCTTGAAGTTGGAGATGGCGTATTCGAAGTATTAGCTACACGTGGTAACAACAGACTAGGTGGAGATGATTTTGACGAAAAATTATTAAACTATCTTGCAGATGAATTCATGAAACAAAATGGTGTAGATTTAAGAAAAGATGCTACTTCAAAACAAAGACTTAAAGATGCAGCAGAAAACGCTAAGAAAGAATTATCTACAAGAGTTTCTACTAATGTTAACTTACCATTTATTTCTGCAGTAAATGGAACACCAGTTCACTTAAACATGGATATCACAAGATCCAAATTTGATGAATTAACATCTGACTTAGTTGAAGAGTCTTTAAAACCAGTAAGACAAGCACTAGAAGATGCTGGATTAAGTCACAATGATATAGAAAAAGTATTATTAGTTGGTGGTTCTACAAGAATTCCAGCTGTTCAAGAAGCTGTAAAAAAATTAATAGGTAAAAATCCACAAAAAGATATTAACCCAGATGAATGTGTTGCTATTGGTGCAGCATTACAAGGTGGTGTTTTAACTGGTGAAGTAAAAGACTTATTGTTACTTGATGTTACACCTCTATCATTAGGTATCGAAACTTTAGGTGGAGTATGTACAAAATTAATCGAAAGAAACACTACAATTCCAACTAAAAAATCTCAAGTCTTTACTACAGCAGCCGATGGTCAAACATCCGTAGAAATCAAAGTTCTTCAAGGTGAAAGAGAAATGGCAGCTGACAATACTTTGTTAGGACAATTCAACTTAACTGAAATTCCAGCAGCCCCAAGAGGAGTACCTCAAATTGAAGTAACATTTGATATTGACGCGAATGGTATTGTAAACGTAAGTGCTAAAGATTTAGGATCAGGAAAACAACAAGCTATGACAATTACTTCTTCAACTAAAATGAGCGATGAAGAAATCAAGAGGAAAGTTGACGAAGCAAGTAAGTATGCTGAAGAAGATAAAAATAAAAAAGAAACTATTGAAACAAAGAATAACGCTGAATCTGTAATTTACCAAGTTGAAAAGACAATAAAAGACTTAGGCGACAAAGTTTCGGAATCTGAAAAATCTGATATCAATTCAAAAGTAGAAGCTTTAAAATCAATCCTAGACTCAGGAGATAACAACGATATTAAAGCAAAAACAGATGAATTAACTCAAGAAATGTACAAATTAAGTTCTAAACTATATGAAAACACAGCTCAACAATCAGGAGCTACACAAGAATCTAAAAAAGATGATGATGTTGTAGATGCTGATTATGAAGTTGTTGATGACGACGAAAATAAATAA
- a CDS encoding nucleotide exchange factor GrpE, with translation MKDNEENLKQSQSSEELKNEDQNLEKEDLNKNENESIKEEVDKDNDEVVNTEIEDLKDSLKRLQADFINYKNRTNRERQQSIELANESLILKILPIIDDLDRAIDSKEEKDEFSSGVELIRDNLLLSLKDFGLEEVDCSDKFDPNYHHAVITEDSDKGSDMILEVFQKGYILNKKCIRPAMVKVSK, from the coding sequence ATGAAAGATAATGAAGAAAATTTGAAACAAAGTCAATCTTCTGAAGAGTTAAAAAACGAAGATCAAAACTTGGAAAAAGAAGATTTAAATAAAAATGAAAATGAGTCAATAAAAGAAGAAGTTGATAAGGATAATGATGAAGTTGTAAATACTGAAATAGAGGATTTAAAAGACTCTTTAAAAAGATTACAAGCGGATTTTATTAATTATAAGAATAGAACAAATAGAGAGAGACAACAGTCTATTGAATTAGCCAATGAGTCTTTGATTTTGAAAATTCTACCTATAATAGATGATTTAGATAGAGCTATCGATAGTAAGGAAGAAAAAGACGAGTTTTCTAGTGGTGTTGAATTAATTAGAGACAACCTTCTACTATCACTAAAAGATTTCGGGTTGGAAGAAGTAGATTGTTCAGATAAATTTGATCCAAATTACCATCATGCAGTTATTACTGAAGATAGTGATAAGGGTTCAGATATGATATTAGAAGTATTCCAAAAAGGTTACATTTTAAATAAGAAATGCATTAGACCAGCTATGGTCAAAGTTAGTAAATAA
- the hrcA gene encoding heat-inducible transcriptional repressor HrcA, producing MNENLTQRKFNILLATIDNYIKTAQPIGSRVLSKNYNIGFSPATIRNEMSDLGDLGYLVQSHISSGRIPSQKAFRLYVDYILDKLYKTDDSSSSLMSIRKPYERIVEPEKLIKSSSQFISEITQYPVISMLKKSDRMHLSHIELLPISEYNYVLLTLYDSGDLNHTVISSEQVIEQNELIKINFLLKKLFLGKNLNEVYDNLDEFSSKYKYNDLFKGAITDIIENEKDKLSSMYVSVEGLSNIFKYSEYSDLDKVKSIIEYLEDKDKIVNILNSSDNFLDIKVGNENNEQSLVENTIIKSSYFFNKNNIGVIAIVAPMRMNYELSIEAMFKLSRRINGLIIRGDYYER from the coding sequence TTGAATGAAAATTTAACACAAAGAAAATTTAATATCTTACTCGCGACTATAGACAATTATATAAAGACTGCTCAGCCAATTGGATCTCGAGTTTTATCTAAGAATTATAATATAGGATTCAGTCCAGCTACTATTAGAAATGAGATGAGCGATTTAGGAGATTTGGGATATTTAGTACAATCTCATATTTCATCAGGAAGAATTCCATCTCAAAAAGCTTTCAGATTGTATGTGGATTATATCCTAGACAAACTCTATAAAACTGACGATTCTAGTTCTTCATTAATGTCTATAAGAAAACCCTATGAAAGAATTGTTGAACCGGAGAAATTAATTAAATCTTCTTCTCAATTCATTTCTGAGATAACTCAGTATCCTGTGATTTCTATGTTAAAAAAATCAGATAGGATGCATTTATCTCACATAGAGTTACTTCCAATTAGCGAATATAATTATGTTTTATTAACGTTATATGATTCTGGTGATTTAAATCATACTGTGATTTCATCAGAACAAGTCATAGAACAAAATGAATTAATTAAGATTAATTTTCTATTGAAGAAACTTTTTTTAGGGAAAAATCTAAATGAAGTTTATGATAATTTAGACGAATTTTCTTCAAAATATAAATATAATGATCTTTTTAAAGGTGCAATTACCGATATTATTGAAAATGAAAAAGATAAGTTATCTTCAATGTATGTATCTGTTGAAGGTTTATCAAATATTTTCAAATATAGTGAATATAGTGACTTAGACAAAGTCAAAAGCATAATAGAATACCTTGAAGACAAAGACAAAATAGTGAATATTTTGAATTCTTCAGATAATTTCTTGGACATTAAAGTAGGAAATGAAAATAATGAACAATCACTTGTTGAAAACACAATCATTAAGAGTTCTTATTTCTTCAATAAAAATAACATAGGTGTTATAGCTATTGTTGCTCCTATGAGAATGAATTATGAGCTTTCGATAGAAGCTATGTTTAAATTATCTAGAAGAATTAATGGATTAATTATTAGGGGGGATTATTATGAAAGATAA
- the hemW gene encoding radical SAM family heme chaperone HemW, producing the protein MKGIYIHIPFCDYKCNYCDFSTMTKQYQRVDEYFDLLQTEINMYKNPNDKIDTIYIGGGTPNLVNSKYIEKTYNLIDNCFNIQLKEFAIECNPEFVTKEKIENYKKIGIDRISLGVQSFNDQYNKFLGRGHKVSDVLKSFEIIRDYIDNISIDLIFGFPNQTLESLDNDLYYIEKLNPNHVSRYNMILEPGTKFYKEYDDINRNDDKEYDMYLKICNGLEKYKHYEISNFAKDKFESIHNKIYWKDENYYGFGLSSSGYLNQHRYTNEFFYPDYKKKILNNEKPISFSEKIDLEKREFEFIITNMRLKEGLDLKVYQDKFGINLYAKNKKLIDNWINRGLLTLDNNHLSFTNQGFFVSNSFFVDILV; encoded by the coding sequence ATGAAAGGAATCTATATTCACATACCTTTTTGTGATTATAAGTGTAACTATTGTGATTTTTCAACAATGACTAAACAGTATCAAAGAGTTGATGAATACTTTGATTTATTACAAACAGAAATAAATATGTACAAGAATCCTAATGACAAAATAGATACCATTTATATAGGAGGAGGAACTCCAAATCTTGTCAATTCTAAATATATTGAAAAAACCTATAACTTAATAGATAACTGTTTTAACATACAATTAAAGGAATTTGCTATTGAATGCAATCCAGAGTTCGTCACAAAAGAAAAAATAGAAAACTATAAAAAAATTGGTATAGATAGAATATCATTAGGAGTTCAATCATTTAATGATCAGTACAACAAATTTTTAGGAAGAGGGCACAAGGTATCAGATGTTTTAAAGTCATTTGAAATAATTAGAGATTATATTGATAATATTTCAATTGATTTGATATTTGGATTTCCAAATCAAACTTTAGAATCTCTGGATAATGATCTTTATTATATCGAAAAACTCAACCCAAATCATGTTTCTCGGTATAACATGATATTAGAACCGGGAACAAAATTTTACAAAGAATATGATGACATAAATCGAAATGATGATAAAGAATACGATATGTATTTAAAGATTTGTAATGGTTTAGAAAAATACAAACATTACGAAATTTCTAATTTTGCAAAAGATAAATTTGAATCCATTCACAACAAGATTTACTGGAAAGACGAAAATTATTATGGATTTGGTTTATCTTCCTCCGGTTATTTAAATCAACACAGATACACAAATGAGTTTTTCTATCCAGATTATAAGAAAAAAATATTGAATAATGAAAAGCCTATTAGTTTTTCTGAAAAAATTGATTTAGAAAAAAGAGAATTTGAATTCATAATAACCAATATGAGATTAAAAGAAGGATTAGATTTAAAAGTATACCAAGATAAATTTGGAATAAATTTATATGCTAAGAACAAAAAATTAATTGATAACTGGATTAATAGAGGATTATTAACTTTAGATAATAATCATCTAAGCTTTACAAATCAAGGTTTTTTCGTGTCAAATAGTTTTTTCGTAGATATTTTAGTATAA
- the lepA gene encoding translation elongation factor 4, giving the protein MKHDKKCIRNFSIIAHIDHGKSTLADRLIEETGMLTHREMSEQVLDSMDLERERGITIKLKAIKLSYKAKDGNVYNLNLIDTPGHVDFTYEVSRSLKACEGAVLIVDATQGVEAQTLGNVYLAIDQNLEILPVINKIDLPSADIDFAKKEIEDIIGLDAENVPAVSAKEGINIVDVLEDIVNNVPAPVGDENKPLKALIFDSYYDFYKGVVVYVRVFDGCIKPGSEILMMSTNKSFEVTECGYTSSGMVSTDEISAGDVGYVVCSIKNVKDARVGDTITDKHNPVDKPLEGYKQVTPMVYCGIYPAEGEDFNSVRDALEKLQVNDAALTFENETSIALGFGLRCGFLGLLHMEIIQERLDREFDLDIIATAPSVIYKVHKKDGTEVEIQNPTNFPKETEIDYVEEPVVHAEIMTPTDYVGVIMELCQGKRGTFIDMTYLDEKRVTIKYKLPLNEVIYDFYDALKSKTRGYASLDYELIGYEKSDLIKLEIMINSEKVDALTLIVHEDLAYERARKIVTKLKDEIPRHQFVIPVQAAIGNKIIARETIKAYRKDVLAKCYGGDITRKRKLLEKQKEGKKRMRSVGSVDVPQEAFLSVLKYDEGN; this is encoded by the coding sequence ATGAAACACGATAAAAAATGCATAAGAAATTTTTCAATAATTGCGCATATAGATCATGGTAAGTCAACATTAGCTGATAGATTGATTGAAGAGACTGGTATGCTTACTCATAGGGAAATGAGTGAACAGGTTTTGGATTCTATGGATTTGGAACGCGAAAGAGGAATAACAATCAAATTAAAAGCCATTAAATTATCTTATAAGGCTAAAGATGGCAATGTATACAATCTTAATTTAATAGATACACCAGGTCATGTTGACTTTACTTATGAAGTAAGTAGGTCATTAAAAGCGTGTGAAGGTGCAGTATTAATTGTCGATGCAACGCAAGGTGTTGAGGCTCAAACATTAGGAAATGTATACTTGGCTATCGACCAAAATTTAGAAATTTTGCCTGTAATAAATAAGATAGATTTGCCAAGTGCCGACATTGATTTTGCAAAAAAGGAAATAGAAGATATTATTGGATTAGATGCTGAAAATGTTCCAGCAGTATCAGCAAAAGAAGGAATAAATATAGTAGATGTATTAGAAGACATAGTAAACAATGTTCCTGCTCCAGTTGGGGACGAAAATAAACCTTTAAAGGCATTGATATTTGATTCATATTACGATTTTTACAAAGGTGTTGTTGTTTATGTCAGAGTTTTTGATGGTTGTATAAAGCCAGGATCAGAAATTTTAATGATGTCTACTAACAAATCATTTGAAGTTACTGAATGCGGTTACACATCTTCTGGTATGGTTAGCACAGATGAAATTAGCGCTGGAGATGTAGGATATGTTGTTTGCAGTATCAAAAATGTAAAAGATGCTAGAGTAGGTGACACTATAACAGATAAACATAATCCTGTGGATAAACCTCTCGAGGGATATAAGCAAGTTACACCAATGGTTTATTGTGGTATTTATCCTGCTGAAGGTGAAGATTTCAATTCTGTAAGGGATGCACTAGAAAAACTTCAAGTTAATGATGCAGCTTTGACATTTGAAAATGAAACATCAATCGCACTAGGTTTTGGATTGAGATGTGGATTTTTAGGGTTGTTACACATGGAAATTATTCAAGAAAGATTAGATAGAGAATTTGACTTAGATATCATTGCTACTGCACCAAGTGTAATATATAAAGTTCATAAAAAAGATGGAACTGAAGTAGAAATACAAAATCCTACAAATTTCCCTAAGGAAACTGAAATTGACTATGTTGAAGAACCAGTTGTCCATGCAGAAATCATGACTCCTACAGATTATGTAGGAGTAATTATGGAACTTTGTCAGGGAAAAAGAGGAACCTTCATAGACATGACTTACCTTGACGAAAAAAGGGTAACAATAAAATACAAATTACCATTAAATGAAGTAATTTACGATTTCTATGACGCCTTAAAATCAAAAACAAGAGGATACGCATCTTTGGATTATGAACTAATTGGTTATGAAAAATCTGATTTAATTAAACTTGAAATAATGATTAATTCAGAAAAAGTTGACGCATTAACATTAATTGTTCACGAAGATTTAGCTTATGAAAGAGCAAGAAAAATTGTAACAAAACTTAAAGATGAAATACCAAGACATCAATTTGTAATTCCTGTGCAAGCTGCAATAGGAAATAAAATAATCGCAAGAGAAACTATAAAAGCATACAGAAAAGATGTACTTGCTAAATGTTATGGCGGAGATATAACTAGAAAGCGTAAACTATTAGAAAAACAAAAAGAAGGTAAAAAGCGAATGAGATCTGTCGGTAGTGTAGACGTTCCTCAAGAAGCTTTCTTATCAGTATTAAAATACGATGAAGGAAATTAA
- the lepB gene encoding signal peptidase I: MKKFLDSKFSNLLFAIFIALVVCFVIKTFILETQIVKSSNMSPTLTSGDFVLINKLNKITGYIKKTDIVKYYDEKNSESNIARVIAMPKDSVEIINDDIFVNGKRIYEPYILLQQSKKLNNNKWVLSKDEYFVINDDRELDNYNDSRYIGPINKDSIIGVVFFRLYPVDKIGSI, encoded by the coding sequence ATGAAGAAATTTTTAGATAGTAAGTTTTCAAATTTGCTATTTGCAATATTTATAGCTTTAGTAGTATGTTTCGTAATAAAAACTTTTATTTTAGAAACACAAATAGTAAAATCATCAAATATGAGTCCCACTTTAACTTCTGGAGATTTTGTTCTTATTAATAAATTAAATAAAATAACAGGATACATTAAAAAAACTGATATAGTTAAGTATTATGATGAGAAAAATTCAGAATCTAATATTGCAAGAGTTATTGCAATGCCTAAAGATTCAGTGGAAATTATAAATGATGATATTTTTGTTAACGGAAAAAGAATATATGAACCCTATATTTTATTGCAACAGTCAAAAAAATTAAACAATAATAAATGGGTATTAAGTAAAGATGAATATTTTGTTATAAATGATGATAGAGAACTAGATAATTATAATGACAGCAGGTACATCGGACCTATTAATAAAGATTCGATAATCGGTGTCGTTTTCTTTAGGTTATATCCTGTTGATAAGATTGGTTCGATTTAG
- the rpsT gene encoding 30S ribosomal protein S20, giving the protein MANIKSAIKRIDVTKLETARNKSKKSAIKTFIKKFEAAVEKNDKEDATKLFNLATKKIDQAASKNTISKNSAAKKISRMAKELNKLA; this is encoded by the coding sequence ATGGCAAATATTAAATCAGCAATTAAAAGAATTGATGTAACTAAACTTGAAACAGCTAGAAATAAATCTAAAAAATCAGCTATCAAAACTTTCATTAAGAAATTTGAAGCAGCTGTTGAAAAAAACGATAAAGAAGACGCTACTAAATTATTTAATTTAGCAACTAAAAAGATTGACCAAGCTGCAAGTAAGAACACAATTTCTAAAAACAGTGCAGCTAAAAAAATTAGCAGAATGGCTAAAGAATTAAACAAATTAGCATAG
- the holA gene encoding DNA polymerase III subunit delta: MDFSLAKQKLDNNLLSNLILIHGEEKFYIEKYLSLIKKHYKAQSFDEYEISDFEKIYSSSETIPMFSDKRLILIDDVDLTKTGISKNKESIDNLLPYIREIPEYTLIIMTSYGNVFKSKFLKEIINYGSDIEFNKLNRNQLKAYIINYLKGKKINNNIVNIFIEYSLYLIKNSEKTLIDVNNELDKFINLEKDEITEHDLNSLINQYDKNIFDLTDSIASKDLSKTIYYLNLLINDTSDTFKALHMVIRLFRNLLYIKELLRLKVSQTEITKRVKISSYELNKVQSFVKNWRYDQLRFAIHKMYEIETTLKTNTLNSKYYIENSICEILAKK, from the coding sequence ATGGATTTTTCATTGGCGAAACAAAAATTAGATAATAATTTGTTGTCTAATCTAATTTTAATACACGGAGAAGAAAAGTTTTATATAGAAAAATATCTGTCATTAATAAAAAAGCACTACAAGGCTCAAAGTTTTGATGAGTACGAAATATCAGATTTCGAAAAAATATATAGTTCTTCTGAAACTATTCCTATGTTTAGTGATAAAAGACTCATTTTAATCGATGATGTAGATTTAACTAAAACAGGAATTTCAAAAAACAAGGAAAGTATTGATAATTTATTACCTTATATTAGAGAGATTCCAGAGTATACTTTGATTATAATGACATCATACGGAAATGTATTTAAGTCTAAATTTTTAAAAGAAATAATAAACTATGGATCAGATATTGAATTCAATAAGTTAAACAGAAATCAATTAAAAGCTTATATAATAAATTACCTAAAAGGGAAGAAGATTAATAATAATATCGTTAACATTTTTATTGAATATTCTCTTTATCTTATAAAAAATTCTGAAAAGACTTTAATTGATGTTAATAATGAATTAGATAAGTTTATAAATTTAGAGAAAGATGAAATAACAGAACATGATTTGAATTCTCTAATAAATCAATATGATAAAAATATTTTCGATTTAACAGATTCAATAGCATCAAAAGATTTATCTAAGACGATATATTACTTAAATTTACTTATAAATGACACATCAGACACTTTTAAAGCACTTCATATGGTTATTAGATTATTTAGAAATTTATTATATATAAAAGAACTTCTACGTTTGAAAGTTTCGCAAACTGAAATCACAAAGAGAGTAAAAATATCATCATACGAATTAAATAAAGTTCAAAGTTTTGTGAAAAATTGGAGATATGACCAGTTAAGATTTGCGATTCATAAAATGTATGAAATAGAAACTACATTAAAAACAAATACGTTAAATTCTAAGTACTATATAGAAAATAGTATTTGCGAAATTTTAGCAAAAAAATAA
- a CDS encoding DNA internalization-related competence protein ComEC/Rec2 — protein MLITTLILIQIILTTIVYIYFNPIFIAVDVVVTGLLLFKDKKKLIVSLLVLFLTIFHLNIINDNYKNIKDNEFVDINAVVINKNRSNKKYIVKVTNQNNVKFLLTTKRDLNIGDIVNIRSKVNKAYTNGNPYMFNYKFYLLKNNIYGDIYCRTDPDIIGKSNSHLLRIRSKILNHIVFKLDSNFNENESSVLKSIFTGFNFLSEDYTNDVKVLGISHVFAISGLHIIILYTIFNKLFGIFKINRKIISWLSLFLIAIYGYAVGLPSSIVRAFIMLFIVELSNQMQIDWYNLNNLIIAAILILLMNPYNLFDVGFIFSFLATFTILYLYPKFKKQNSKLRNYLMLSSLVYIILLPIQLRFFNEFTFGFIIGNTIILPIFTLIIQLSAFVLLIPNSFNYVFVQIIKFCLKIINYIFITINSFNIQIHSFMSFSILMIFVYYIIIFEIYNRHYIKTLNVFNKQTLKNMFFISVIMPIILNIFNPITHINFVDIGQGDCLLVRQYFKSFMIDTGGSYKSEDKSGTYLVEYLHKIGLNNLDYVFLTHFDEDHSKNLININKSYNPIVLSRTNGEKILKSKYNQNNHYVNLQDNQLLKIGNVYIKVIDKPISDEENDKSIVYKVYVNDISLLITGDISREYERNILNEDITSDVLKISHHGSKNSSDLNFLKKVNPKISIISVGLRNDYGHPHHETLDNLNKLNIPIKRTDKDGNIEIVSSKIFNTIRSNRDKYSIYNILVKEQNSIITTIFVLYYFKSRGAKDGFFIGETKIR, from the coding sequence ATGCTAATCACTACATTAATATTAATACAGATAATTTTAACAACAATTGTATACATATATTTCAATCCAATTTTTATAGCAGTTGATGTAGTGGTTACAGGATTGCTTCTCTTTAAAGATAAGAAGAAACTTATTGTCTCACTGTTAGTATTATTTCTGACTATTTTTCATTTAAACATTATTAATGATAATTACAAAAATATTAAAGATAATGAATTTGTAGATATTAATGCTGTAGTTATCAATAAAAACAGATCCAATAAAAAGTACATTGTAAAAGTCACTAATCAAAATAATGTAAAATTTTTATTAACAACTAAAAGAGATTTGAATATTGGTGATATAGTTAATATAAGATCAAAAGTTAATAAAGCATATACAAATGGTAATCCATATATGTTTAACTATAAATTTTATTTACTAAAAAACAACATATATGGAGATATATACTGTAGAACTGATCCTGATATAATAGGAAAATCTAACTCACATTTATTAAGAATTAGAAGTAAAATTTTAAACCACATAGTTTTTAAATTAGATTCTAATTTTAACGAAAATGAATCTTCTGTATTAAAGTCTATATTTACAGGATTTAATTTCTTGAGTGAAGATTACACAAATGATGTTAAAGTATTAGGAATAAGTCATGTATTCGCGATAAGTGGTCTACATATTATTATTCTATACACCATTTTTAATAAATTATTTGGTATTTTTAAGATTAACAGAAAAATTATTTCTTGGTTATCTTTGTTTCTCATTGCAATTTATGGATATGCAGTAGGTCTACCTTCATCTATAGTTAGAGCATTTATTATGTTATTTATAGTGGAATTATCTAATCAAATGCAGATAGATTGGTATAATTTAAATAATTTAATTATTGCAGCTATCTTAATTTTGCTTATGAATCCATATAATCTATTTGATGTCGGATTTATTTTTTCATTTTTAGCAACATTTACTATTTTATATTTGTATCCAAAATTCAAAAAACAAAACAGCAAACTACGTAATTATTTGATGCTTTCTTCTTTAGTTTATATAATATTATTACCAATACAACTTAGGTTTTTTAATGAATTTACATTTGGTTTTATCATTGGAAATACCATTATTTTACCTATTTTTACACTTATCATACAATTGTCGGCTTTTGTACTTTTGATACCTAATAGCTTTAATTATGTATTTGTTCAAATTATAAAATTTTGTTTAAAGATTATAAATTATATCTTCATTACAATTAATTCATTTAATATACAAATTCATAGTTTTATGAGCTTTTCTATATTGATGATTTTTGTTTATTATATAATAATATTTGAGATTTATAACAGACACTACATTAAAACTTTAAACGTTTTTAATAAACAAACTTTAAAAAATATGTTTTTTATAAGCGTAATTATGCCGATAATTTTAAATATTTTTAATCCTATTACGCATATAAACTTTGTGGATATTGGTCAAGGTGATTGCTTACTTGTAAGACAATATTTTAAAAGTTTTATGATAGATACAGGAGGTTCATACAAATCAGAAGATAAATCTGGAACTTACCTTGTAGAATATCTACACAAAATAGGTTTAAATAATCTTGATTATGTATTCTTGACTCATTTTGATGAAGATCATAGTAAAAATTTAATTAATATTAACAAATCTTATAATCCAATAGTTTTATCTAGAACTAATGGAGAAAAAATATTAAAAAGCAAGTATAATCAAAATAACCATTACGTAAATCTACAAGATAATCAATTACTAAAAATTGGAAATGTTTATATCAAAGTCATTGATAAACCCATAAGTGATGAAGAGAACGATAAATCTATAGTTTACAAAGTATATGTTAATGATATTTCATTACTAATTACAGGAGACATTTCTAGAGAATATGAAAGAAATATTTTAAATGAAGATATAACATCTGATGTGTTGAAAATTTCCCATCACGGAAGTAAAAACAGTTCAGATTTAAATTTCTTAAAAAAGGTTAATCCCAAAATATCTATTATTTCTGTAGGTCTAAGAAATGATTATGGACACCCACATCATGAAACACTAGATAATTTAAATAAACTAAATATTCCAATAAAAAGAACTGATAAAGATGGAAACATTGAGATTGTCTCAAGCAAGATATTTAATACTATAAGATCTAATAGAGATAAGTATTCGATTTATAATATTTTAGTGAAAGAACAAAATTCAATTATTACAACAATTTTCGTATTATATTACTTTAAGAGTAGAGGAGCAAAAGATGGATTTTTCATTGGCGAAACAAAAATTAGATAA